The Eubalaena glacialis isolate mEubGla1 chromosome 3, mEubGla1.1.hap2.+ XY, whole genome shotgun sequence nucleotide sequence TCCCTTCTGTGGATATGTGTTGGGGGATCCAGATGGCAGAATCCAAggcaaattttatttctataaattcaAAGGTCAAAGTCCCATTGGACACGTGGATTAATCCATCACAAggtccttctctccacacccaaACACACACGGTTCAGGATGATCAATCTTAGTTGCCTAGGCTATCCTGAGGGTCTGGCTCTGACCCCATTGAGCACTCAGGAGGTCCTAGAGGTTCAGTTCTCAAGGATCTTCCCTCCTCAGTCCAAAAATACCCATCAGCTATCTATCCTGACTTCACTCTCTTCTCTGCCATGTCTGGCAGGGCCCTGGTTTATTTTTCAAGGACTGAGATACTCTTCCGGCCACCTCTCTCCACTCTCAATCCTCCTCGACACATCCTTAGTTATCCTTCAGATCGCCATTTAAAGGTCATTTCCACCAGGCCAGGGGGTCTTGCCAGATATCACCATAGCTCAGCAGCCTGTGATGAGGGGTTGGTGCCCCTTCCcttgtctgtctccccctccAGACTGGGCGCTCTAGAAGATAGAGTTTTGTTAATCACTGCTTCCCCAGGGCCTAGCACAAGGCCCCGctggtttgttgaatgaatgaaggatatGGTTGATCTCAGCCAGGTGCAATATCTTTTATCTTCAGGGTCTCTTAATTCTTCTTCAGGTTTGTCATCAGGGATTCACATACTCTTTAAAAGCAAATTCTTCTTTCCTCCACTGTTCCCTTGATAACAGTTCAGTTTATAGCATTTAATCAGCCGCCCTTTGCTAAGATGCTTTGCTGATAAAGTAGGTTAGGCCACTCCTTTTAGGGATGGGGACCATTTCAGGGCTGTTTGCTCCTATGAGTCTGGGTCAGCTCCAGGATATCATCACCCGCTGGGAGAGAGCTGGGCATATCCAGGCTCCCTCCTAGGATCCCCCTTCTTCTGAAGTGGACCAGCAGGGATCACTGAGGCTTGGGAAGCCTGAGCCAAGACCCAGGGAATCCCTGTGTCTCACGTGTCAGAAGCTCTTGTCCACTAGCCTTGATCTGGGCCTCAGTCCTTAAACCCCAATCCCATTCCTGAAACTGAACCCCACacgtggatcttgtctttctctctACAACTAACTGTAACCCTTCCTCGTCTCAACGTAATTGCTCCCATCACACCACCTGTACCACCTCTAAGCTCCACCACTCTTGTCGTCCAAGCCAGGGCCTCACCTGGGGGTCCTCCAACCCCAAACCTTCACTGAGAGCTGGTGGAAGGGCAGCAGCTGCTGGGGCTCCCTGACTTCTCTGTGACTGTGTGTGCCCTGTGCCTCTGTCCGTCCTCTCTAAGCATGGCATTGTCTATCCCATGGCCCTCCTGCTCCCAGACCATTTCCTCTGAGGTTTTCTCTACATGGCCACTCCAAGGGCTGCTTCTCACTCCATGGATGTTGCAGGGGTGAGTCTGGGTCTACAGGGGGACTTGGGAGAGGGGCTCAGGAGCCTGTTGACTGTGTGTGTGAGGGCTTAGAAAGGGTCAAGCTGCAGACCCGCGGCcctggaggggaaatggggagcttGAACCTGAGCCTgggaggcctggggagaggggttgggggTAGGTCCAGGCAGGTGAGGGGAGAGCCTACAGGCGTTGTGCAGAGTTGCTGTGAAGGGCACTTTGGAGGAAGAGTAGATGGGCCACATCCTTGGCCTGTCCCTCCCCACGATGTTCTGGGGTTGGGCTGTACCTCCTCTCAGAAGCAATCTCTGGGCTTCTCTGGGTCCTTGTCTCAcctcttccctctgcttctgtaCCTCTGTTCACTCCTTTCCAAGCTTCTGTCTTTGTGTTTCTCCTTCTGCCTTAGAACAGGAACAAATACAACCCAATCTGGGGGTGGGGTATGCAGAAAAGAGAGGCCATTCTGCCCCCGGGGAGCTATGGATTACTCAGGGAAAAGCAAGGGGCCCTTCTGGAAATTGGTGTGCTGGGACCCTGACTGTAGCCTGGGCCCTCtgcctcctgtctctctctcagtctctggTTGAGCCATTTGGATGGCACATGTGTTTCTCTGCTCCTTTTCTAACCACTGCCTCTCCCAATCTCTTTCTCCCTGGGGGCACAGAGGGAATCGCAGTAGTCTCCGAGATCTGTCCAGACCTTTATGGGACCTGAAAAGGAAGTGGATGGGGCAATGGGATGTTTGGGGCTGAGACTGgtggggaagaagagagggaggagttGGGGGAGGTGGCCTCCCAGGAATGGGCCCTCTTCCTCCGCTGAGGATGAAGCCCACAGAGAAATGTGAGCTGCAGGCTGGTCCCAGGGGAGGGGCCATGGGCTGGACTTGTGCTATGAAAACTGAGCTGATGCCCCAGTGCCCTCACTCCAACACTGCCCCCTCAAAACCCTTGCAGGGCTCAGGGCACAGGGCAGGAATGCTGACAGTTTCTTTAATGGGCCCCAGATTGCAAGGAGGTGGCAATTAGACCTAGGTGGGTCAAAGGAGAGCAACAATGTGCCCTGCCTTTTGAGGCTTTGAGGGGCCCCTGTATGGAGCTCTCAAAAGTGGCTGTTCTTCCGAGAGCATCTAGGCCCTCAGTCTTCCCCAACTCCCGTCTCCTAGACTCCAAAACCAGAACTCCCCTCCTCCCTAGTAAAACTGCCTCTGATGGACCCCATCTTCCAGTTCAATTTGGTGTCAGAGCCCCACTCATTGCTGTACGTTCCTGCATCCCCTCCCCAAATGCCCTTCTGGGAGCTTGACCAGGTGGTGAGCTTAGGTCGTGGAGCAGAATTTCAGAGGTTACATTTGTTGTGGAATTCAGTTGCTTTATACCCCTGAGATGGGCTCATGTGTATCTGGAACTCTTGCCAAAATCTTGGGACCCCAATCAACATGTGCCATTGGTACTCTCCCAGAGCAAAGGGATGAAAATTCTAACCAAACTTAGATTTAGTGAATGGAGGCTAAGGTCTTTCTGTATCATAAATAAAACCTAATTTTTGATCCCCATGAATCCTCTGTCCATATAACTTTAACCCAAGTTCTAACCCTAACCACAGCCTATTCTAACTCAAATCCCAAACTGAAGTCTAACACAGTTATAAATCCAATCCTAAATCAATCTCCGCAGCCTTCAGTTTAGCTCTAACTGTATTCCCAGGCAAAGCTCTAAATGAAGCTAAAACACTATTCCTTATTGTAACATGAATCCCAGCCATAAACCCTAGCCTCAGTTCTAGCTGTTGTTCTAGGCTTAATCTCAGTGTTAACTCTCATCCCAACTTCAAATCTGACCTCAACCTCATTCATCATTCCACCTAACTAACCCCAACCTTAATCCCAGCTCCAGCCTTCACTCCAACTCTAACATCAGCTAAAATCCAGAACCCAGTTAAACTCCAGCCTTATACTTCAGTCTAATGGAACCACGAACTTACTCCTCTCTTTTCAGACTCCCTCTTCCTGGTCCCACCTGTTCACCCCTCCACCCATCACTGACTTTCCCCATGGGTGGGTCTGGTAACCCATAGGGTCACCATGCCCTTTTCTTGGTCCACTCTGGATTGAGAGTCGGGACGCCTGCATACCCCCCACGCAGGCCCCAGCAGCATCATCTGTGCTGAATCCTCACGTTTCTCCAGgcttctgtttccccatctgtgaagtggggataatGATCCCTGCTCTCCAGAGTGCGCAGGACAACCCCATAATcctcaaaataaataaggaaataaggcTATTCATTGTGTACATTTTGTGGGTCCCAGAGCGCCCTGTTATCGTTGGGAGTGCAGCTGGGGGGCTGCAATGCAGAGATGCACGGAGTCCTTGTGCTTCCTTATTGTTCTGTCTTATTTTTTCCCAGGGGGTGGGCCCTGGCAGCATCCTGAGCCCCATAACTCTCTCCAAAACTCTTCGCCCCCACCCTTCTTGCGCATCTGTCAGCGACGGGGGCAGGCCCTTGATTCCTTTGAGAGGGCTAAGCTGTTGAACAAGGCAACTCATGACCAGACCCTTACTATTGTTGATGGGGCAGTCCTGGAATCCAGGGGAGACTCAAGGCCTGTTCTGGGACCCCCTGGACCAATAAGCAAGGGCTGGCCCTccatcttctccctctgcccagcaggacatccccaccccagctccaacCTGCCCAGAACTGTGATGGCTTAGTCACCTGATGCCTGTCCAGGTTATGAGGTCCTTGGTTTCCCTTCCTGTGCATAGAAGCCAGGGCACCAAGCGATCCCTAAAAGAGGGGCACGTAGAGGGGCTTGGCGCTCTTCAACAAAGATGCACGGACACATCCTGGTGAGGGGGTATACAGGCACTCAGGCACACCCTTTCCTGGCCCTCCTGGCGCTATTCTCCCTAGCAGCCCCTCAACCACCTGCCCACTCACCTCGCCCACTCCACGCACCCTGGTCCCTCTCCTCTCAGGCCTCACTGAACTGGTTGTAGATCTGTGTGGGAGGTGGGGGTCTGGATCCCCTGTAACACCCCCAGCTCCCAGGGATCCCCTGCACCTGAGGGTGACCTCACGTCAGGTATGGGTGGGGGGTACAGCTCCAGAGGGGGCAGCCAGGGGAAGACCCTGTTCCCCTACAcaccccttccctccttctttcagcTCAGGAGGCCTGGCTCCCTTTGAAGTCCTGGGGCCCTTTCATCTGCCAGgacctcccctccagccccagtgACCCCTTCCCTGGTGCCCTTTCCCACAGACTTTGACCTGGGTGGGAGGGCGTCTGGAGGGTCAGGGATAGGAGGAGGGGACCGCAATTTGGAATGCTGGAGCCTGCGCTGGGCGGGCTTGTCAGACACCAGTGCCCTGGGGTCAGTGTGAGCCCTTCAAGGCCTGACCACCCTTCCATCCCCAGCCtggcttctccttcttcttctccctttCCCCTGGGGAAGGAGGCAGTAAATGTGTGGTGAGGGGAGCTCCGTGGACACTGTAAAATTGGGCAACTGTCGTCACCCCGAGGCTGGGGCCGGGAGGAAGTGGAAGTTTAACAGGTGTCTAATTACATGTCCCGTTGGCCGTCCTGCACCACTCTCAGCATAGGGAAGAGCTTGGGGAAGGGCTGGGTAATTCCCGGGTAAGCCACTCTGTCACCCTGCTAATTAGGGCTCCTGGGACTCCTCCCCAAGGTGGGGACCAGGACCCCTCCCTCTCATAGTAATAACTCTGGCTGCTCCCCAGCCGGGCCCTCACTGCACCTTCCTGCCACTCCGGGCAGCGTCTGGGCCCTCAGCTCCCCCTCCATCTACTGGTCCCTACGTACCCAACACCGCCGGCCCCATagcccctgggccccagcccaggcGGAGGAAACACCGAGCCTAGAGACATGAGAGTCCGAGGAGCATTCCGCCTTCTGCTAGTGTGCCTGAGCCCAGgtatggggctggggaggggcaggggtgccTGCACGACGCCGGATGGGCAGGAAAAGGGCAGCGAGGGGCTCACAGAGGAACCTGGAAGGTGGGCTGAGATGCCCTGGCAGGATGCCGCTCACCCTCGCCCTGCTGCTACCGGGGTTTGGATGTTGCCAAGGGGGACTCTCCCCAGGAGAACCCTGCACCTGAAGGTTTGGGGCATGTGTTCTTGGATGGTTCTTCATCGTGTCTGTGAACGTGTGGGGCTCATACATGTATGCACATGTTGTGCATGGGAGCATAGGGCTCGCCCTGAGTTACTGGGGgatctgggggtggggtaggagggGCAGGTGAGCAGCAAAGCTGGTTGGGGGCTGAGGAAGAGCCTGGGAAAGATCCCCTTTCCATTGGTCTCTGTGCTTCCAGCAGGAGGGCCTCTCCCCCAACCCTGCTTGCCTCGAGAGGGCAGAGCCTCAGGCTGGTGGAGTGTGAGTGGGCCAGGGAGAGCCGGGGCCTGAGACCTCTGCTCAGGTCCCCTGTGCTGTGAGTGTTCCAGGGTAGCACCCACCCCGTCTAGGATAAgcctgggagggtggggagggtaaCTCCCAGAGCCCGCTCCCTGGGGCAGTCTGCAGGGCAGGGCTCAGGATTGGACATCACGGCTGCCTGCCTGGGATGGGGCAAGTCCCAGCAAGGGCCCATCTGTGTGGGCATTGCTGGAAATGGCTCTGAGACCCTCCTGGGGGTCTGGGTTCAGGCTAAGGGGGCCTGGGGGAGGAGCTCAGGAAGGGGGGGGTGCATTTTCAGCCTTGGTGTGAGAGTGTGACTATGTGTGAATGACTGCATTTCTAGCAGGATGCCTGCAACACCCTCTCTGTCTGGCAAGAGCTGGCCGGGCAGAGCTCACTCAGGGGCTGTGCTGTGGGACATCTCTGTGTATAGTGTCTTAATGTCATAATGCACCAATACCCTCTGTGGGAGCCaccttttctcccctcccttttcttgccctcccttctcttcccctccctcatcTGCAGAGGGAGGGTTAGGAGCTCTGGAAGaagctgaaaaattcacaaaGGACTTACAAGCTTAGAGTAGACATGACTATTGAGGTGTCTGCCCTCTTCCCTGGAGAGCCTGTTGtgatttccttccctccctccaagtCTCTGCGCCcacctctctctcccactctggtcttcttccctccctccagcctctctcttctctcacatTCGCTGGAAGTACTTCCTCAGTGCCACAGCAAGAGGAATGAAGGTGAGACACCAGGGAcgacttccccaggagagcgagGGGTGCAGAAAAGCTGGAACCCTTGGCAGGAGGTTGAGAAAGCTTTTAGGGAGACGGAAAGGCTAGGGTGAGGCTCCCTGGCCTGGGACAAGGGCAGACACTCTGCCTAGTGCAGGGTGGAGGCACTCTCTTCCAGCTTGTCCTTCCTTCTCAAGCCCCCTTCCCGGAATGCTTACCCTCCTGTCCGGCTGGCTCCCAGGGCATGGAGACCATTCTCTTGTTGTGGGTTGCTTTCGGCAGTCCTTCCCCAGGGTGGGGCCTCTGCTCTCTGCTGAGTTCTGGCTCATTCCTGGTTTGCCTTGTGACAGCCCAGGACCTGGCAGATGGCATCAGGATCCTTATCTCAGGAGTGGGCTGGTGTTAGCTTGGCCTGGCGCTTTAGGAGGCATCACCAGGTCCCGTTAGAGCCCCAGCAGCTAACCTGCCTGCTCTGGGTTACCCTGGAGCCTAAGGGGTTAGGACATGGCTGACGGCCCAGCCAGGATTCCGAGGGGCAGGTTCAGTGATGCCTGAGTTGTTAGGGGTGTTGAAAGGGTGCCTGCTGGCTCTCTAGAACCGGACTAAGCTTCTGCAGGTATGTTTGGTCTTGCATGAATACACATGCGGGGCTCTAAGTGTGCACAGCGGGTGTGTCTTCTGGATTAATACGCACTTGTGTTTGTGTGTAGATGTGTGTCTGTATGGATccgacagtgtgtgtgtgtgagaaggtGGGACTGCCTAGGTAGGTATCTGCATTTTGAAGGCTTATAAGAGTGTGTCTATGTGTTGATCTCTTTGGCTGTGACAGTGTGCAGTTGTGTGTGTGAGATGCTCTCTAAGTGTGAAGGTGGTCCCAGGAGAGAGCCAGAGAAGGGCAGAGCAGGATGAGTTGCTGAGACCAAGGGCTAGGGCTCCAAAGGACGTGCTGACTCTCACAGGAGGAGACTGAGTCAGGCTGGGTGAGGGGCCGGCAGAGGGAGGATTGCAGGAGGCTGGGAGGTGGCATGCTGCCAGCCCAGCCAGGGTTGGGGCCCTGGGCACACCTCCACCTTCATATTCCTCTCTAGGTCCAACCGGTTGGGGCTAGCACTTGCCTGGGGCTTCAGGGTAGGGAGGGAGAGATCAGTTCTGAGCTTCCAGATCCTGGCTCCTCATCCCAGGCTGACTCAGTGGGGCTGAGGCTGGCAGTAGTGGGAGAGGCCCCAACTGGAGCGAGCACATGGAGGTGGCCACACGGTCACACAAGGGGAAGGACGCAAAGCGCACAATGCCACACGCCTTCACACGAGGCTCACCTGTCCTACAGATGCGTGTGGCCATGGTCCCCGCACCATCGTTCACTGTCACACACAGACCCAGCTAGGCTCGCGGTCACAGTCACGCGCAGGCACGCACTATCACTCAGAGCACTTACACAACCAGGCATTCACTGTCACACGGGCACACAGCCGCAGACACGCACTgtcatacacagacacacagagacatacgCATTCTTCTGCTCCTTGGGCTGGAAAGGGACTCCAGGGGCCATGGTGTCCATCCTCCTGCCTCTAGACACGACCACCTCACTTGGTCCAGTCAgaggtggctttttttttaaaataaatttatttatttatttttggctgtgttgggtctttgttgctgcttgtgggctttctctagttgtggtgagcaggggctactcttcgttgtggtgtgcgggcttctcattgcagtggcctctcctgctgcagagcacgagctctaggcatgcgggcttcagtagttgtggcacacgggctcagtagttgtggctcacgagctccaGAAtgcaagctcagcagttgtggcgcacgggcttagttgctccgcggcatgtgggatcctcccagaccagggctcgaacccgtgtcccctgcattggcaggcggactcccaaccactgcgccaccagggaagccccagaggtgGCTTTTAACCAACGAGTCTCTTCCATCAGAGCATTTAACAACTCTATGTGCTCCATgtgcctgtacacacacacacacacacacacacacacacacacacatgcacacacatgcgcTGTCATGTAAATATATAAGCAGACACTCTACCTGGTCATGTGCATGAATCTCCCTACAGTACACATAAGCGGCCACAAACACTCGTAAACATacaatgtacatatgtgtatacaccCATACATGGATACGCAATCATGCAAACAtacaagcattcttttttttttttaagattcttttgatGTGGactgtttttaaagtctttattgaatttgttacaatatcactctgttttatgttttggttccttggccgcgaggcatgtgggatctcagctccccgaccagggatcaaacccgcactcCATGCATtgaaaggcgaagtcttaaccactggaccaccagggaagtcccccatacaAGCATTCTtaacagctatatatatatatacaaactgtATAGATGCAACCCTACACAATCATAGAATACAGACATGCTTACACAAGTCTGCATAGACATGCGTCTATCAATTCACGCACACACCTATGCACACGCTCAGAGCAGCCCCTCCTCCTTGTGGAACCCCCACTGAGCCCTGGGTTGCCACTGACAGGaatggtggagggaggggggctgAAGCTGACCACCCAAGCCCTGGTCCTGCTCCCCTTACCCCGTCTGCCCTGCCTGTGTCCTAGCACTGCTGTCCGCTGTGCAGATCAATGGGGATGACAAGGAAACCCTGCAGGTGGCAGAAGGTGACAGTGTGAAACTGGGCTGCCCCTACACCCTGGACCCTGAGGACTATGGTCCTAATGGGCTGGGCATCGAGTGGATGCAGGTCAACGCAGAACCCTCACGTCAGGAGAATGTGGTAGGTGCTGGGCACAGGATTCCCCTTACTCTACACTTCATGGTATCTACCTGTTGGGCAGCCAGCACCCTGAGGGGAAAAGCAGGgcagataagaaaaccaaggccTTGAACTTCCCCCAAGACTTCTCAGAGAATGAGGGAACAGGGAGGAGCTCTGCAATCACCAATCAAGTCAGCCAGTCAGTcagcttcctcccaccccactccaAAGGGAAGACGAGGCACTGTCCTGGCCCAGACAATATACTTCCAGCTCTGATCGTCTTTGATTTTGAGTACCAGCCAGCTTCTCTGTGTGCCAGCAGCTTTATACACctcatcccatttaatcctcacatgcCGCTGGAAGGTAGACGTTAGGCAGATAGTGCTTGATCTCATCTGATCTCACACATTCTGTTAAAAGTCAGTGGATCAGGCATCATGGTTCCCATTTTTCAGCTGAGAAAGCTGAGTCTCAGAAAAGTTCAGTGAATTGCCCAAGACAGCCAATCCACAAGGCCTTCCTTGGCTCTGCCTGTCTCAccatctctgttttcttctcttcacAGTTCCTTAGTTACCAGAACAAGAGGGTCAACCATGGCGGCCTCCCCAGTCTGCAGCAGAGGGTCAGCTTTACAGCCCCAGATCCCAGCCAGTACGATGCCTCCATCAACCTCTCGAACCTGAAGGTATCCGACACAGCTACCTATGAGTGCCGGGTGAAGAAGACCACCGTGGCCACCCGGACGGTCATCATCACTGTCCAAGGTATGACCAGACTCCTCTGAGCTCCTCTTCCCCAGACTTCAGAGCCAAGGGCGGCTTGGCCACCCTgagcctggctctgcctcttggcTGGACCCTGGCTCACAACTGCCCCCCTTCCCTGCAGCACGGCCTGTGGTGCCCAAGTGCTGGTCTGAGGGCCGCATGTCATTCGGCAACAATGTGATACTGAAGTGCTCTGTCAGTGGGGGCAGCCTGCCTCTCACCTACAAGTGGAACAAGATCAGTGGGCACACCAGCCCCTACCGTGCCAGCTCTTACCAGTCCCAGGGCAGCTTCCATTCTGTGGCCTCCTATGACGAGTCCTTCTACAGCTCCACAAGTCAAGGTGAGGGGACCCGGGGAGAGGGGAAGATTGGGACGCTGGGTCCCGCTGGGGCTTTCCTGGTTCATCAGTGGCACCAAGTCAAACATAAAACCCCTGTGGGAGACCCCTCCTCTGAGCCTGTTCCAGAAGCTGCTATTGAGGGAAGAGGAGGCAAAAGGGGAGAGTCAGTTGAAAGCAGTATGGTTAATTTGGAAAGAGCATGGTCTGGGATAGAgctgggcttgaatcctggctgGACCACGACTGGCTACAAGACTCAGGcaagtggcttaacctctctgtttcatTCTACAGTATATGAAAAGGGAGTGATAATGTCTATCTTCCAGGGGCGTGTA carries:
- the VSIG8 gene encoding V-set and immunoglobulin domain-containing protein 8, producing MRVRGAFRLLLVCLSPALLSAVQINGDDKETLQVAEGDSVKLGCPYTLDPEDYGPNGLGIEWMQVNAEPSRQENVFLSYQNKRVNHGGLPSLQQRVSFTAPDPSQYDASINLSNLKVSDTATYECRVKKTTVATRTVIITVQARPVVPKCWSEGRMSFGNNVILKCSVSGGSLPLTYKWNKISGHTSPYRASSYQSQGSFHSVASYDESFYSSTSQDLNDGELVLTRISYMDDGLYQCTVANNVGYSVCVVEMKVSARWRIGIIIGAVVGSLLLLGCLTLGIWGLVWGCCRGPRGASCYSGKVRRNACCDLPNDIREDDVAPGCKAKGRGSSVTQFLGYPMQKIRRSLRLKSASPHCEGPEDLALPSSAAPAALDCEADQSPVYAKVKSAEPADCAAEGPLPCKDSLLV